AATTCCAATGTGTTTACGGATGAGTTCAAGTCTTACAAGGGACTTGTCGGATTTGTCCATGAGTTTGTCAACCATAAGGGGAAACAGTATGTCGATGGAGAGGTTCATACCAATTCCATTGAAAGCTTCTGGTCTCTACTAAAAAGAGGTTACTATGGCGTTTACCACTATATGTCTCCTAAGCATTTGAAGAGGTATATCCATGAATTTGCCTATAGGCATAATACCTTTAAAGTTGAGATATTGGATTTTATAGGAGACACGATTACTAAGATGATTGGTAAGAGAATGATGTATTGTGAATTGGTAGGTTGAAGAAATTGAACTCTACTTTCCTTGATACTATTCTTTGGAAGACTTCTCCATCACATCATCCAGAAGGCTATGAACATCTATCTGTAGATTTTTACAAATGTTGATGACCTCCGTGAATGTAAGGTACCGTTCTCCTACTTCATATTTGTTGACAAAGGTATGAGGAGTATTCAGGAG
This region of Akkermansia muciniphila genomic DNA includes:
- a CDS encoding helix-turn-helix domain-containing protein produces the protein MRNRNSNEEKNLRKILKEKRLELNMTQRDLGELLNTPHTFVNKYEVGERYLTFTEVINICKNLQIDVHSLLDDVMEKSSKE